A genomic segment from Longimicrobium sp. encodes:
- a CDS encoding DedA family protein, with protein MEFLQQAFDYFRHLDVHLADMLRQYGAWTYAILFLIIFCETGLVVTPFLPGDSLLFAAGAITAAANNQPGEQALSIIILWLVLMLAAVLGDTVNYQIGRAVGLRVFKEDARVMKLEYLRRTERFYAKYGGKTIILARFIPIVRTYAPFVAGASRMDYPRFLSFNVIGGVIWITAFLFAGYFFGNIPAVKHNFEYVVIGIILVSLVPPILEWLKHRREQAAAEPTQA; from the coding sequence ATGGAGTTCCTTCAACAGGCGTTCGACTACTTTCGTCACCTCGACGTGCACCTGGCAGACATGCTTCGCCAGTACGGCGCGTGGACGTACGCGATTCTCTTTCTGATCATCTTCTGCGAAACCGGGCTGGTGGTGACGCCCTTCCTCCCCGGCGACTCGCTCCTGTTCGCGGCGGGCGCCATCACCGCGGCGGCCAACAACCAGCCCGGCGAGCAGGCGCTCAGCATCATCATCCTGTGGCTGGTGCTGATGCTCGCGGCCGTGCTGGGCGACACCGTCAACTACCAGATCGGCAGGGCGGTGGGGTTGAGGGTATTCAAGGAAGACGCGCGGGTGATGAAGCTGGAATATCTCCGCCGAACCGAGAGGTTCTACGCCAAGTACGGAGGAAAGACCATCATCCTGGCGCGCTTCATTCCCATCGTGCGGACGTATGCGCCGTTCGTGGCGGGCGCTTCGCGGATGGATTACCCGCGCTTCCTGTCGTTCAACGTCATCGGTGGCGTAATCTGGATCACCGCGTTCCTGTTCGCGGGGTACTTCTTCGGGAACATCCCCGCCGTGAAGCACAACTTCGAATACGTGGTGATCGGCATCATCCTCGTGTCGCTCGTTCCGCCGATCCTCGAATGGCTCAAGCACCGCCGCGAGCAGGCGGCGGCGGAGCCCACCCAGGCCTGA
- a CDS encoding LysM peptidoglycan-binding domain-containing protein, whose product MRRVALLILALALAAPEAAAQGTPNRRPPRDTIRFAEPAPSGSTNEDAADEDEASPGTAAADSVPRPGPFSRDGGRGPFSVEASGQVAPRPPRGEIVWLEAAPPPRVAASDTAASRRASARDTARTGSGRTAARDTAATRRTGTGQTGTTRTSTGQTARRDTASSGSRTASRDTTSTRRTGTGQSGTNRPSAGQTARRDTASTGSRTASRDTAARTRTATRDTASRRTGATTPASGRTTTGSGTTTPNRPAQGSAPGTRRTTHTVAAGETFFGIARRYGVTAAQLRAMNPDVDWESVEVGEVLRLPATARDSRASGSAQSTARQPQTPAASRTPNRTGSRPARPATRTHTVAPGETLFGIARRYGVTRQDIIDANDLESDQLRTGQRLTIPPPD is encoded by the coding sequence ATGCGCCGCGTCGCCCTGCTGATCCTGGCCCTCGCGCTCGCCGCCCCCGAGGCGGCGGCCCAGGGCACGCCCAACCGCCGCCCTCCGCGCGACACCATCCGCTTCGCCGAGCCCGCCCCGTCCGGCTCCACCAACGAGGACGCGGCGGATGAAGATGAGGCGTCCCCCGGCACGGCGGCGGCGGATAGCGTTCCGCGTCCCGGGCCGTTCTCCCGCGACGGCGGGCGCGGACCGTTCTCGGTGGAGGCGAGCGGCCAGGTTGCGCCCCGGCCACCCCGGGGCGAGATCGTGTGGCTGGAAGCCGCTCCCCCGCCGCGCGTGGCAGCCAGCGACACGGCGGCGTCCCGGCGCGCGTCCGCTCGCGACACCGCGCGCACGGGCTCGGGGCGCACCGCGGCGCGCGATACAGCGGCGACCCGGCGCACGGGCACAGGACAGACCGGGACCACGCGGACCAGCACCGGGCAGACCGCACGTCGCGACACCGCGTCGAGCGGCAGCCGCACTGCGTCACGCGACACCACGTCCACGCGCCGCACAGGCACGGGACAGAGCGGCACGAATCGCCCGAGCGCGGGGCAGACCGCGCGTCGTGACACGGCCTCTACCGGCAGCCGCACGGCATCGCGCGATACCGCCGCCCGGACGCGCACCGCCACGCGCGACACCGCCTCGCGGCGTACGGGGGCGACGACTCCCGCCAGCGGCCGCACGACGACTGGCTCCGGCACGACCACGCCCAACCGTCCCGCTCAGGGGTCGGCACCGGGGACGCGGCGCACGACGCACACCGTCGCGGCGGGCGAGACCTTCTTCGGCATCGCGCGGCGGTACGGCGTAACGGCGGCGCAGCTGCGCGCGATGAATCCCGATGTGGACTGGGAGAGCGTGGAAGTGGGCGAGGTGCTTCGGCTTCCAGCGACGGCCCGCGACTCCCGCGCGTCCGGTTCGGCGCAGAGCACGGCACGGCAGCCACAGACGCCGGCCGCATCCCGCACGCCGAACCGCACGGGCTCGCGGCCCGCCCGTCCCGCCACCCGCACGCACACGGTGGCACCGGGCGAAACGCTGTTCGGAATCGCCCGGCGCTACGGGGTTACGCGCCAGGACATCATCGACGCCAACGACCTGGAATCCGA